A single region of the Novosphingobium sp. genome encodes:
- a CDS encoding protein phosphatase 2C domain-containing protein, translated as MGATLDRPEAQAAQAFASAARSHVGHVRKINEDRLLDCPERCLWALADGMGGLHGGDVAAELVIGALRQLVRQPATIEASMIVEALQQANAAILARGRDTGGMIGSTVVVLHIEADQATLFWAGDSRAYHCNGGIWTQLTRDHSVVQELMDAGLIDGDQARRHPKAHIVTRALGITEPIEIAQMARTVAPADRLLLCSDGLTRMLDTRDFTSNAAIGTAADTLLTEALHRDGSDNISLILIEPIAP; from the coding sequence ATGGGCGCAACCCTCGACCGGCCCGAAGCGCAGGCAGCACAGGCCTTCGCCTCGGCGGCGCGCAGCCATGTGGGCCATGTGCGCAAGATCAACGAGGACCGGCTGCTCGATTGCCCGGAGCGCTGCCTGTGGGCCCTGGCGGACGGCATGGGCGGCCTGCATGGTGGCGATGTCGCGGCCGAACTGGTGATCGGCGCCTTGCGCCAGCTGGTCCGCCAGCCCGCGACAATCGAAGCATCGATGATTGTGGAGGCCTTGCAGCAGGCCAATGCCGCAATCCTGGCGCGCGGGCGCGACACGGGCGGCATGATCGGTTCCACCGTGGTCGTCCTTCATATCGAGGCGGATCAGGCCACGCTGTTCTGGGCTGGTGACAGCCGCGCCTATCATTGCAACGGGGGCATATGGACGCAACTCACGCGCGACCATAGCGTGGTGCAGGAGCTGATGGATGCCGGGCTGATCGATGGCGATCAGGCCAGGCGGCACCCCAAGGCGCATATCGTCACCCGCGCGCTGGGGATCACAGAGCCCATTGAGATTGCGCAGATGGCGCGCACCGTCGCGCCCGCCGACCGGTTGCTGCTGTGCTCCGATGGCCTTACGCGCATGCTCGACACGCGGGATTTTACCTCCAATGCCGCTATCGGGACGGCGGCAGACACCCTGCTGACCGAAGCGCTTCATCGCGACGGATCGGACAACATCAGCCTGATCCTGATCGAGCCAATTGCGCCCTGA
- a CDS encoding protein kinase, with amino-acid sequence MQQLGRYQIAGRLGEGAMADVFRAFDPDIGRTVAIKALKSDYRRDPELSARFLREARAAGALTHPHIATIFDVGEIDGIPYIAMELVEGKPLDAVLQAQGRMPFERVLTLGLQLAEALAFAHARGIVHRDVKPSNILISSDGLTAKLLDFGVARIDGGEGAGQDRLLARTMAGQIIGTPRYMSPEQCLGLPVDQRADLFSLGAVLYEMVAGTVAFDATGLATLAIQISQDKITPIERSAADCPLGLRQIIDKLLAKKPEQRFADGTQLAQALRREIAALHADEGAVRRGLSIRVKLPLALVGITLAALLLCISAVLNRQQHALEHMAVTSGETIATFVSKNAAVLLADNAGLPADQQDWAPLQAFVAAADQDGGVKDIVVVDAQGMVRAASQTGLVGQRYRPVAGEAALESSGHAAVTDVPGHSSLRFVRAIHYAGADFGKIDMLVPRTALDEAVANARMLLIALAGVVLAVVLAVGYLSGALVARPLRRLQQALQEAGETGLALRISHNRRDEFGAAFTAFNQLAETIEPQLGGLPELAAPALDATCIQLPPRQAA; translated from the coding sequence ATGCAGCAACTTGGCCGTTATCAGATTGCAGGGCGCCTGGGCGAAGGCGCGATGGCGGACGTCTTCCGGGCGTTCGATCCCGATATCGGACGCACCGTTGCCATCAAGGCCCTGAAGTCCGACTATCGGCGCGACCCGGAGCTGAGCGCGCGCTTTCTGCGTGAAGCCCGCGCCGCCGGGGCTTTGACCCATCCCCATATCGCCACCATCTTCGATGTCGGCGAGATTGACGGCATCCCCTACATCGCCATGGAGCTGGTGGAGGGCAAGCCGCTCGACGCCGTGCTTCAGGCGCAGGGCCGCATGCCCTTCGAACGCGTGCTGACGCTGGGCCTCCAACTGGCCGAGGCACTGGCTTTCGCCCATGCGCGCGGCATCGTCCACCGCGATGTGAAGCCCTCCAACATTCTGATTTCCAGCGATGGGCTCACCGCCAAGCTGCTCGATTTCGGCGTGGCCCGCATCGATGGGGGTGAGGGCGCCGGTCAGGACCGTCTGCTGGCGCGCACCATGGCCGGGCAGATCATCGGCACGCCGCGCTACATGAGCCCCGAGCAATGCCTGGGCCTGCCGGTCGATCAGCGCGCCGATCTCTTCTCGCTGGGCGCGGTGCTGTATGAGATGGTGGCGGGCACGGTGGCCTTCGATGCCACGGGCCTGGCCACGCTGGCGATCCAGATCTCGCAGGATAAGATTACGCCGATCGAGCGCAGCGCCGCCGATTGCCCGCTGGGCCTGCGCCAGATCATCGACAAGCTGCTGGCCAAAAAGCCCGAGCAGCGCTTTGCCGACGGCACTCAGCTGGCTCAGGCCCTGCGCCGCGAGATCGCCGCGCTCCATGCCGATGAGGGCGCGGTGCGCCGGGGCCTGTCGATCCGCGTCAAGCTGCCGCTGGCGCTGGTGGGCATCACCCTGGCCGCGCTGCTGCTGTGCATTTCCGCCGTGCTCAACCGGCAGCAGCATGCGCTGGAGCATATGGCGGTGACTTCGGGCGAGACCATCGCCACCTTCGTCAGCAAGAATGCCGCCGTGCTGCTGGCCGACAATGCCGGGCTGCCCGCCGATCAGCAGGATTGGGCGCCGCTTCAGGCTTTCGTGGCGGCTGCCGATCAGGACGGCGGCGTGAAGGACATAGTGGTGGTCGATGCGCAGGGCATGGTGCGCGCGGCCAGCCAGACCGGTCTGGTCGGCCAGCGCTATCGCCCCGTGGCGGGCGAGGCGGCGCTGGAGTCCTCCGGTCATGCGGCGGTCACCGATGTGCCCGGGCACAGTTCACTGCGCTTTGTCCGCGCGATCCATTACGCGGGGGCCGATTTCGGCAAGATCGACATGCTGGTGCCGCGCACCGCTCTGGATGAGGCGGTGGCCAATGCGCGCATGCTGCTGATCGCTCTGGCCGGTGTCGTGCTGGCGGTGGTGCTGGCGGTCGGCTATCTGAGCGGCGCATTGGTGGCGCGGCCCCTGCGACGCCTGCAACAGGCGCTGCAGGAGGCGGGAGAAACCGGCCTTGCCTTGCGCATCTCCCACAATCGCCGCGATGAGTTCGGCGCGGCCTTCACCGCCTTCAACCAGCTGGCCGAGACCATCGAGCCGCAATTGGGCGGCCTGCCCGAGCTTGCGGCGCCCGCGCTCGATGCGACCTGCATCCAGCTTCCCCCCCGTCAGGCGGCGTAA
- a CDS encoding SDR family oxidoreductase, which produces MTQDRKVAVVTGASQGLGAGFVEAFLQRGYRVVATSRSIAPSHNPDLLTIAGDIGLADTGARVIEAALKTFGRVDTLVNNAGIFTASPFTQFTPEQYQANIATNLHGFFHITQHAIAAMERQGQGHVVQITTSLVDHAISGVPSALAALTKGGLNAATRSLAIEYAARGIRVNAVSPGVIRTPMHTPETHSFLDALHPIGHMGEVEDIVQAVLYLEDAGFVTGEILHVDGGQSAGH; this is translated from the coding sequence ATGACACAAGATCGCAAAGTCGCCGTCGTGACCGGCGCATCGCAAGGACTGGGCGCGGGTTTCGTCGAGGCCTTTCTGCAGCGCGGCTACCGGGTCGTCGCCACCTCGCGCTCGATTGCCCCCTCACACAACCCCGACCTGCTGACCATCGCCGGCGACATCGGCCTGGCTGACACCGGCGCCCGCGTGATCGAGGCGGCGCTCAAGACTTTCGGGCGGGTGGATACGCTGGTCAACAATGCGGGCATCTTCACCGCCAGCCCCTTCACGCAGTTCACGCCCGAACAGTATCAGGCCAACATCGCCACCAACCTGCATGGTTTCTTCCACATCACCCAGCACGCCATCGCCGCGATGGAGCGGCAGGGCCAGGGCCATGTGGTGCAGATCACCACCAGCCTTGTCGATCACGCGATCTCGGGCGTGCCCTCGGCGCTGGCGGCGCTGACCAAGGGCGGGCTCAACGCCGCCACGCGCAGTCTGGCCATCGAATATGCCGCGCGCGGCATCCGGGTGAACGCCGTGTCGCCCGGTGTGATCCGCACCCCGATGCATACGCCTGAAACGCATAGCTTTCTCGATGCGCTGCATCCCATCGGCCACATGGGCGAGGTGGAGGATATCGTCCAAGCGGTGCTGTATCTTGAGGATGCGGGTTTCGTGACCGGCGAGATCCTGCATGTCGATGGCGGCCAGTCCGCCGGGCACTGA
- a CDS encoding 4-oxalocrotonate tautomerase family protein, which yields MPIVTIQITREGTLPGAKATTIEQKEALHAGVSDLLHTVLGKDPEDTFVIIQEVEPEDWGRGGQSVPAWRKRRSG from the coding sequence ATGCCAATCGTGACCATTCAGATCACGCGCGAGGGCACCCTCCCGGGCGCGAAGGCCACCACCATCGAGCAGAAGGAGGCGCTTCACGCGGGCGTCTCCGACTTGCTTCACACTGTGCTGGGCAAGGACCCGGAGGATACGTTCGTCATCATTCAGGAGGTGGAACCTGAAGACTGGGGACGTGGCGGCCAATCCGTGCCCGCCTGGCGGAAGCGACGTTCGGGATAG
- a CDS encoding LysM domain-containing protein gives MIRRLAGQGAAAFLLALAVAGCSHDTRPKPVAVPALTVTPERIDAIQTCLLAGDRKGAEKLLKALLKLEPMNPKLQLLADSLDKDPQELLGPKSYPYTVQPGETITDVAERLLGNRLKAYQLARYNQLATIVALTPGQVLRIPGEQPVAKPQPAPPAPERPRRPAPAAKPAAPAPAKPVVNPGAAQHLRAQGLAALNRGAVGEAVGLLRKAKALDPGNALIARDLGRAERIAATVRANARK, from the coding sequence ATGATCCGGCGACTGGCTGGCCAAGGCGCAGCGGCATTTCTTCTGGCTCTTGCTGTGGCGGGCTGTTCGCATGACACAAGGCCCAAGCCCGTGGCCGTCCCGGCGCTGACGGTCACGCCCGAGCGGATCGATGCCATCCAGACCTGCCTGTTGGCGGGGGACCGGAAAGGGGCTGAAAAGCTGCTCAAGGCGCTGCTGAAGCTGGAGCCGATGAACCCCAAGCTGCAGCTGCTGGCCGATTCGCTCGACAAGGATCCGCAGGAGCTGCTGGGGCCGAAAAGCTATCCCTACACGGTCCAGCCGGGTGAAACGATCACCGATGTTGCCGAGCGTCTGCTGGGCAATCGCCTGAAGGCCTATCAGCTGGCCCGCTACAACCAGCTGGCAACAATCGTGGCCCTGACGCCGGGCCAGGTGCTGCGCATCCCCGGCGAACAGCCGGTGGCCAAGCCCCAGCCCGCGCCACCCGCGCCCGAAAGGCCCCGCCGCCCGGCTCCTGCGGCAAAACCGGCGGCGCCCGCGCCTGCAAAGCCTGTCGTCAATCCCGGTGCCGCGCAGCATCTGCGCGCGCAGGGCCTTGCCGCGCTCAACCGTGGTGCGGTGGGCGAGGCGGTCGGCCTGTTGCGCAAGGCCAAGGCGCTCGATCCCGGCAATGCCCTGATCGCCCGAGATCTGGGCCGGGCCGAGCGGATTGCCGCCACCGTGCGGGCGAATGCCAGAAAATAG
- a CDS encoding GGDEF domain-containing protein, whose protein sequence is MIDIDHFKRINDSFGHAQGDEVLKTIALCLDRNKPSSAMLARIGGEEFVILLPGLNEQGSLLVCEHLRLEVSRLVTGSFRTLTMSVGLTLFDKGEDLADTLRRADRALYDAKRGGRDRCRVAANQVPPERFPRLELVANG, encoded by the coding sequence GTGATCGACATCGACCATTTCAAGCGGATCAATGACAGCTTTGGCCATGCTCAGGGCGATGAGGTGCTCAAGACCATCGCCTTGTGCCTCGACCGGAACAAGCCGTCATCCGCCATGCTGGCTAGGATCGGTGGCGAGGAGTTCGTGATCCTTCTACCGGGGCTGAATGAGCAAGGCAGCTTGCTGGTGTGCGAGCATCTGCGGCTGGAGGTCTCCCGTCTGGTGACAGGATCGTTCCGCACGCTTACCATGAGCGTGGGTTTGACTCTCTTTGATAAGGGCGAAGATCTGGCTGATACGCTGCGTCGGGCGGATCGCGCGCTCTATGACGCCAAGCGCGGCGGGCGCGACCGATGCCGTGTTGCGGCTAATCAGGTCCCCCCGGAACGATTCCCTCGCCTGGAACTCGTTGCGAACGGATGA
- a CDS encoding type VI secretion system-associated FHA domain protein has product MYMLQLFTEDSAVEPVDARLLRDGTITIGRGATCDWPINDPQRALSREHCELSALPHGLMLRTTGANGVFDDATGERLPDLVDVPVAVPATLRIGGFRLAATHAKLTDQDQVEDRTMVLTPPIGMSAAVPTDWEDASFPLASQSESLMEAFCRGAGLDASMLSGDDPALVMERAGAIYRQMVLSIADLMREREQARRRYNLARTTISGSGNNPFKWAPTQRLAVDLLLSEIGSFLSGPEAIANSLQDVKRHLIATFAGLQASLHEAVDTFDPEAVAAATEGKGGLLKSQQALQMREVQERHADLRRQLDGAEGSLERAFVNAYAAAERD; this is encoded by the coding sequence ATGTATATGTTGCAGCTTTTCACCGAGGACAGCGCCGTCGAGCCGGTCGATGCGCGGCTTTTGCGTGATGGCACCATCACCATCGGGCGCGGCGCGACCTGCGATTGGCCGATCAACGATCCGCAACGCGCCCTCTCGCGTGAGCATTGCGAGCTTTCCGCGCTGCCCCACGGGCTGATGCTGCGCACCACCGGCGCCAATGGCGTATTCGACGATGCCACCGGCGAGCGGCTGCCCGATCTGGTCGATGTGCCGGTGGCCGTGCCCGCCACCTTGCGGATCGGCGGCTTTCGCCTGGCGGCCACCCATGCCAAGCTGACCGATCAGGATCAGGTGGAGGACCGCACCATGGTGCTGACCCCACCCATCGGCATGTCCGCCGCCGTGCCGACCGATTGGGAGGATGCCTCCTTTCCGCTGGCCAGCCAGAGCGAATCGCTGATGGAGGCCTTTTGCCGGGGGGCGGGGCTCGATGCCTCGATGCTGTCCGGCGACGATCCGGCGCTGGTGATGGAGCGCGCCGGGGCGATCTACCGCCAGATGGTGCTGAGCATCGCGGATCTGATGCGTGAGCGCGAACAGGCACGGCGTCGCTACAATCTGGCGCGCACCACCATCAGCGGTTCGGGCAACAATCCCTTCAAATGGGCCCCCACGCAGCGGCTGGCGGTCGATCTGCTGCTCTCGGAGATCGGCAGTTTCCTCTCCGGTCCCGAGGCGATTGCCAATTCGCTGCAGGATGTGAAGCGGCATCTGATCGCCACCTTCGCGGGGTTGCAGGCCTCGCTGCATGAGGCGGTCGATACTTTCGATCCGGAGGCGGTAGCAGCCGCAACCGAAGGCAAGGGCGGCCTGCTCAAAAGCCAGCAGGCGCTGCAGATGCGCGAGGTACAGGAGCGCCACGCCGATCTGCGCCGCCAGCTCGATGGCGCCGAAGGCTCGCTCGAACGCGCTTTCGTCAACGCCTATGCGGCGGCGGAGCGGGACTGA